A window of Phyllopteryx taeniolatus isolate TA_2022b chromosome 19, UOR_Ptae_1.2, whole genome shotgun sequence contains these coding sequences:
- the wfikkn2b gene encoding WAP, Kazal, immunoglobulin, Kunitz and NTR domain-containing protein 2: MDAEACSKGIGLSVVTCRFHLTWLSTSAASPPVNTLRPTTTPPRVTVPLLAEPRAPLVASAPLRQTVNAGDTASFLCDVAGAPPPEITWEKRLSEGLKKVVMGRNHVQGNMVVTNVGQLVIYNAQMHDSGVYTCTARNPSGSVRAHHPLTVLPAEPPESPESIDLTRCLPEECLKPPDDPERCGSDLEKASWFYESRSNNCISLTRCYSSGQRARRLLETYDKCMRCCGPQPPGPCHLPGLQGPCKAYEPRWAYSGSLRQCQSFVYGGCGGNDNNFESKEACEEMCPYPKSHDCKTCKPRGKIVTSFCRSDFVILGRMTEFAEDDDDSGHALVTVEEVLKDEKMGLRFFGQEPLEVTFLNMNWSCPCPNITAAAAEGQVIVMGNVSEGVAVLQPHSYVGASSPRRVRKLREVISKNTCDILKAITNSPQ; encoded by the coding sequence ATGGACGCCGAGGCGTGCTCCAAGGGCATCGGCCTCTCCGTCGTCACGTGCCGCTTCCACCTCACCTGGCTGAGCACCAGCGCCGCGTCGCCCCCGGTTAACACTCTCCGCCCGACGACCACCCCGCCGCGGGTGACCGTCCCGCTTCTCGCCGAGCCTCGGGCGCCTCTCGTCGCGAGCGCCCCCCTTCGCCAGACTGTAAATGCGGGCGACACGGCCAGCTTCCTGTGTGACGTCGCTGGGGCCCCGCCGCCTGAGATCACGTGGGAGAAACGGCTTTCGGAGGGGCTCAAGAAAGTGGTCATGGGGCGCAATCACGTGCAGGGGAACATGGTCGTCACCAATGTTGGCCAGCTAGTCATTTACAACGCCCAAATGCACGACTCGGGCGTCTACACCTGTACGGCCCGGAACCCGTCCGGCTCGGTGCGAGCCCACCACCCGCTCACGGTGCTGCCCGCGGAGCCACCGGAGAGTCCAGAATCGATCGACTTGACCCGGTGTCTCCCTGAGGAGTGTCTGAAGCCCCCCGACGACCCCGAGCGTTGTGGGAGTGACCTGGAGAAAGCGAGCTGGTTCTATGAATCCCGAAGCAACAACTGCATCTCTCTCACTCGCTGCTACAGCAGCGGCCAACGGGCACGGAGGTTGTTGGAAACCTACGACAAGTGCATGCGATGCTGCGGTCCGCAGCCGCCGGGCCCCTGCCACCTCCCCGGCCTGCAGGGTCCCTGTAAGGCTTACGAGCCGCGTTGGGCCTACAGCGGCAGCCTGCGCCAATGCCAGTCATTCGTCTACGGAGGTTGCGGGGGCAACGACAACAACTTTGAATCTAAAGAAGCGTGCGAAGAAATGTGCCCCTACCCGAAAAGCCACGACTGCAAAACCTGCAAGCCGAGAGGCAAGATCGTGACCAGCTTCTGTCGCAGTGACTTTGTTATCCTGGGACGCATGACCGAGTTTgcggaggacgacgacgactcCGGCCACGCTCTCGTGACTGTGGAGGAGGTCCTCAAGGATGAGAAGATGGGCCTCCGCTTTTTTGGTCAGGAGCCTCTCGAGGTGACCTTCCTCAATATGAATTGGAGCTGCCCGTGCCCCAACATcacggccgccgccgccgaagGTCAAGTTATCGTAATGGGCAACGTCAGCGAAGGCGTGGCCGTGCTGCAGCCGCACAGCTACGTGGGCGCCTCCAGCCCACGTCGCGTACGAAAGCTCAGAGAGGTCATCTCCAAGAACACGTGTGACATTCTCAAAGCCATCACCAACAGTCCTCAGTAG